GTGGGGCTCTCCTGAAATCTGATTAGTGCCCTTCTAAACAAAGAGTCATGGGAGCACTCTCTCCTCttccatcatgtgaggacacagcataAAGGGAGCCATCTAAAAGCAGGAAGAGGGCCCTTACTAAGAACCCAACAATGTTGGCCTACTGATACTCAACctacagcctccagaactgtgataaataaacatttgttgtctAAGCCACCACCCTGCctctggtaatttgttatagaCCTGAGCTAGGACAAACCATGATGCTTGTTACTATTTATGTACTTAGTTTCTGATGTTTAAGTGCCAACACCTGGCCTCCATGCATCAGGGTTTATCATATCATCTCTAATACTATCAATGGCACATTGTCCCTTCTGCTCTTGCCTACAGCAAAGAGGCCACTGCAGCACTTTAAGAAATGATGGGGTCCCTCTCACCAGTGCATATTCTTAATGTTTGGTAATCTGCTTCTAACACCTTGAAAGGAAGGTGTAATTCAAATATAGGAAGTAGAAGCTACTCTAGCAGAGATTTAAAAGGGTAACATGAAAGTTTATACCTTAATTTTGAAGTAAATGTAAGATATTAAAAACcaaagccaggggcacctgggtggctcaatggttgagcatctacctttggctcggtttggatcccaggaccccgggatcaagtcccacatcaagctccttgcacagagcctgcttctccctctgcctacatctctggctctctctgtgtgtctctcatgaataaataaaattttaaaaaacaaacaaggccAAAATGAGAACAAGATTAAGATGTAAATGTTATGCATCCCTAGTACTCTGATCTTAGTCTTAGACCCCTAATTTAGCACGCTGATGTCGTTTCTAGAAATAGTGATTTTATCATCACATAGCCAATTTCACATTCCTTTTATGAATATCATTATATATTAGTATTATACtctatattttctgttatttatttataaaatggcaaTTCAAGATTTCTTTATGAAAGTCAAAAGATAAGAGTATATGATGAAGGCCTGTGTTCCTTCCATCCCTGATGCTATTCAGTTCTCAGGAGGAACCAATGATACTAGTTTCTAACAAATTTTCCAGAGATATCCTAGTGTACATAGGTATGATCACACATAATAATTCATTTACAGTGAACACATTTTACATACTgctttatactttatttctttactcaAGATTTTTCTGTGTTTGTACAAATAGAGCTCCACTGTCAGTTTATTTCCTGGCTACATAGTATTCCAGTGTAGGCACATGTTTAATTTATATTACCAATTTATATAGCTAGATATTTAAGTAATATAATTAAGCAATCTTTTGTCATTTAAAGTGATACCTCagtggattttatatatatttacaattttgcACATGTATGTTTCCTTAACAACATGCTATATCAAAGTGTACATACATTTATTCTATCTAATGTGGGCCAAGCATTGATATCCTTTTGTAGacactttttatatttaaaactttgttgaataaaagtgaaaagcaTACACGCCAAAAATAGGCCAGAGTATatatatctacatttttaaatttctttaaaagaagagttaattctttttaaatagtgAGCTCACACCTTTTATAATAGTACCAATAATTCTACCAGGAGAAGTAAATATTGAAACAATCTCACTACCAAATCTCTCCAAGACTTGTAAAAATGAGGGACTATTTTCAGTAGTTTCAATCCTATATTTCAACTGCCTTATTTCCTCATTCatctcttcagatttctttctaaATCCTTCATTGAGCAGATCTCGTTGGACctaaagaaaaagtgagaaataaaactttttaaattatcattgttTTCAAGAATTGTACTTCATATATAAAAACTTGGTCAAGCTGTCTTTGTTTTACTCTTAAAATTGTTCTTTCTTACTCCATCTAGAAAGGAGAATTTTGCAGTGAGGCATATCACTTGGCTTGGACCTAAACACTGAAGGAAGCATAGTTTAAAGCCTTactaagggcagccctggtggcccagcagtttagcaccaccttcagcccagggtgtgatcctggagacctggaaacctgggatcgagtcccacgttgggctccctgcatggagcctgcttctccctctgcctgtgtctctgcccctctctttctctatgtctataatgaataaatgaaatattttttaaaaaataaaataaaatccccaaaATAGCAACTCAAATGGTATTTATATTCTCCAAGGGCTTAGAGGTGCCATACTCATCCTGAACACTCTAGAGTCTACATATAGAGTGGAATTCAAAGGCTTCTTTAGaaaaggggcagggaggggcaagaaaaggaagaggaaaaggagaggaaggagaagggaagaggaagaagaaaaagaaggaggaggagaattaGAATTATTATTCAAAAGATTCAGGGTTTTAATAAATTACAGGCACGTACAATGGTGCTTCCTTCTATGAGCTCACTGTAACCGTCACCCATCCTTTCCTGAGGTATCAGGAGAAGGACCATCAAGCACTACCAAGGTCATGGCCAAACTTACCTTCAGCTTATGCTCCAACATcatattctgttcttttattatgttttctctctccctctccagcttcTTTTCCAGTTGAGCTATGTTTTCCTGGAGACTCCTCTGTTGTGCCTCTATCTGCTGTTCCTGTTCTAGTAGTTTCTGTTTTAGCAGGTTTTGTTCCCTCTCAGCTGCCTCCTTACAGGCCCGCTCAGCTGCCCCAAGGAAAAGTTCAGagggaagaaaattaaatgagaattgATCCCAACCCTCCAGAGCTCAGAGACAAAACCAAATTGGAAGGGAATGTGGAAAATCTCTAAATTCCTTGTGTTCACACCATTGGGAGCACATTTCAGAATATTATGGGAAAGGCCTGTCTGGCTGACATACAATCACAACTCCTCTTGTTGTTTTTCCAATTTAGTACAGTTGTTCCACAGAAGGAGACAATGATGCTCCTTGTCTCAGGAAGGTTTTGCCCTCACACCTGACAGAGGGACCGACCCAACCCATTGTGAGCCACACCTAGCCCCATACCTGCTATGGCCTTCTCCCCATCAGAGAGGGCTTTATCTGCCTGCCAGATAGATTCCTCTATTGAAGCCTGTGACAGCAGAAAGCCCTGGAGGACCTCATTTGCCTGAGGAATCAAGAAAGAGCAAACAACTTAGATTTCCACTATGAAGGTTAGTGCTACAAAAACAAGTATATCCATGTAAGTTTTGCTTCATGCTTAAAATTCTACAGTGGCTCCCTACAAGGTATCCAAGCTCTTTAGTGTGACTAGAGGGTCTCCATATCTCCTGCTTCCTGTCTACCCCTCCAGGCTCTCCCCTCAGTGCTGCTTCCTTCTACCCACCCAAGGTTCTAGCCAGTCAGAACTATGTTCAGTTCTATAAATCCACAATCTTCTCCATGGGAAATGTTGCCCCTAATTTGTGCTATTGTTCTTCTCTGTTATTTGCTCTCTTTAACTTTAGGCAAGTTATTTTAACCTATCTGTGCCTCTCAGTTCAGATCTATATAATGTTGACAATAAATAGAGACATTTCTTAATGTTGTTTGAAGGATTAAGCTTAAGAGTCTAGGAAAACAGCTTTACATCATGCCTATAGGAAATGGCAGTCTAATATATATTAGTtgcattattatttaattattattatgtctGTTACCATAATCTATGTagcccattttcttttatttatttctttattattatactttttaaatttgagtatattGATGCACAATGTTATATTACGTTGGgggcatacaacatagtgattcttTAAGTTTATACTTTATGCTCtattcaccacaagtgtagctaccatctccTTACATCACTATCACAGTATTGTTGATTGTATTCCTcatgctgtgcctttcattctCATGACTtactccataactggaagcctgtatctcccactccccttcatttattttgcccagcccccagcccctcttctctggcaaccatcaatttgctCTGTATATCTAggtttgattctgctttttgcttATTCACTTGtgggtgtttttttaagatttcacttatgaGTGAAgtgatatggtatttgtctttctcagtctgacttatttcacttagtataatatcctttaggtccatctgtgttgtcttatatggcatgatctcatccttttaatGGTTGCATAATACTGCATCATATGGAGCCCATATTCACAGGTTCATATGTGCTATAGCTTTGTATATAATTATCTGTGTATCTGACTTCATCTCTTACTTTTGATCATACTTAAGTACAAGGCTTCTTATTTAACTTGTAAGTTGTCAGCACTAGGTATATTCAATGTTGTGTTGTTGGATGAAATGAGTagtttctcttctgtctcttgtGGATTTCAGAAATCCATACTCTTTTTGGGAATAGGCATTTTCACTCTCCTCAGGAGTAAATAGCAAATAGTGGATCTTAAAAGCTAAAGCTGTCATGATATCCCCATGTGTGTGCGTCTTATCATCCACAACTGGTGCATTGCTCTCAGATTATCTGAAGACCCCTTTGATGCTATTCTGTAGGCTCCCCATGCTCCCCTGTTACTCACCTTCACTCCTTTCCTGGGTACTTGTGAATAGTCCCATTCAATACTTTCCTTTGCTTGTCTGTAGAGTTTGTGTCCTCCAGGAGCAGAGAAAGTTCCTGCTGAAATACTTTCCATTAGGGGCTTTGAAATCTGATCGAGGATAGACTGGCAGTATTTAACTGATGCCTCTTCATTCTGCTGCAAGAAATGCTCCTTCTTATCCTTTATTAGTTCCTacaagggaaaaatatatttattgggaTATCACcacaagaaaggaacagaaagaataaGATTCAAAAGAAtctggtagggatccctgggtggcgcagcggtttagcgcctgcctttggcccagggcgcaatcctcgagacccgggatcgagtcccacgtcgggctcccggtgcatggagcctgcttctccctctgcctgtgtctctgcctgtgtgtgtgtgtgtgtgtgtgtgtgtgtgtgtgtgtgactatcataaataaataatctggtAGAAGGATTGGTCTAACTGTGGTCCTCATGAGAAAAGCATTCTGTTGGAGAAGGACATGGAATAAAACAGGCATCACAAGACTTGATTTACTCATAACCTTGAATACTCTGCAAGACTACAGGAAAGTTTCTTAACTTCCCTGGTTCTCCTGAAATGTTGGAGCTGTATTACCTATGGTTCACTGAATGCAACTGTAGCATTCAGTGATTTTATCTTCAATGATACAGTGATACAACAAAGAGCAATGTAAGTTAAAAATGGCCTAGAATGAGGGTCTGATAAgagaaaatttgattttcttgacaatgaaaattttattttctttgattcccACTTGACAGTGGGAATGTGTTCCCAAAAAGCATCCATAGTCAGAAATGATTTGGGGGTGTTCTGGGCAGGCTTAGAATTCATAGAAGTATTAAAACATCAAGAGGATATCTATATTGATTTTGCTTCAGAGATCAGAGAGATTTCTAGGTAAAGTGCCTCAGGtttgggagggggagaaaaaaagatggaaatgtaGTCCTTTGAATCTCTTTTTCTCATGAGAATCCAGATTTCTTTATCCTTGAGTAAGAGATGAGCCATGGGATCAATAAAGCTACTTCTAGGCTTCATTCTTTAAAGCAAAGGGTCTTGAAGAGTAAACTCTAAGACAAATTACCACAAGAGTCTTCTGGAATGTCTGATTTTCATCTTTGAACGAATGCTCCATGAACACTGCAATGGCTTCCCTCTCACAGTCTGCATGCACACCCAGCAGCTCCTGGAGCGTGTCTGTGGGGAGCTTCAGTCGCTGGGCCATCTGCTCACTATAGTGGCTGGCTGCTTTCTGCACAGCCTCAGAATTCTCAAGCTGGGCTAGAGTTGTCACTGCATTCTCCAAACAAGGAACTGCTCCAGTATTGATGGTATCCACATAGGTCACCACCAGAGTCCTCAGCCCTAAATGAGCCAGGATATTAAAGGGACAAATACCAAATTTATCCATAGGATACCAGATTCTGAGACTACATTTCTGAagtcacatgcacacacatacacacccgtCCCCCTACCCACActcctctaccccaccccccaccacacaccacacaccaccCTGCCTCCTCTATCTTCACATTTGTTTTCCTATTGACTCTTAATTTTTATGGTTCTCCAGGACAGATggctgaaaaaattttaaatgtacctTTATCTAATATATTAAAGGTTATCTGGAAAAGAtaatttcccattaaaaaaaattaaaagcaaaatagatTATATAGGTAGACAGATGAAGCAAGATAAATCAGATTATATCTGTTCTCATTTTTGAAGCTCCCAATGGATTTTAACTGATTCATGGGCTAGTATTTATTTTTGGACTGCTCTAAACTCCcaaaatggttttctttatttttattttttttatctatttgttttgcAAATAACACTTATCAGATAGGACTTTgcttgggggggaaaaaaacggCAGTATATTCTGTTTGTATACCcagttagtgatttttttttttatcagtagaGGATCTTTTTCAGATAAGTAGATGCCACAGATATCAGTGACAAAGTGTATGGTTTTGGAGGGGGATTTATAAACCCCCCCAAAGtgagataattataaaatatatacatctcTTCGTGGAGTATGAATGCGTATATACATAGAATTCCATATAGAATAAAGCAAAAATGctgaaaaatacattatataatatactTGACATATATTAGGCCCCACCAAAATGGGAAAAGGAGACTCACGATTCCCAGTGACCATAAGTCCCTCTCTGAGAGTCTTGATCCTTGCGTGGGTGAAGATGTAAGAACAAAAATTGTTTGATTGTGTCCGGAAATTGGGATCCAGTTCATTTTCAGGTATATTCTCAATATTGGCTAGAAGTTTTGTGTCATTTGTTGGTCGGTCAAAGACAAAACACTTCCGTTTTGGAAAGAAATGCCTGATGCACTCTCTCGGTTTATTGGATGCTTGGATTCTGGAATTTTTGCCTGAGGGATAAGAACAACAGATTACTGTAGGAATAGTATTGAAGCAAGGAAGCTAAAGGTTTTTATGACAGAGATTTGTATTCTTTCCTGTCTTCTATGCTTATAACACCTTTAACATAAACATTCAATACTCCTTATGAAGCAAACTCATGCCAATGGTAGCACTCTGGAGAGAAATTTGGGGAGACATGTGATTCAGGTAAAAGATCCTATGGCTAGTAACTCCAGACCTGAAAATGGTGGTATAGCTGTCCATTAGATGTTTGCTAAATGAGTGGCTAAAAGAATGAAAGGTCAAATGGAACTTTTTGGTCTCATGTAGAAAGTGAGCTATGGGACCAAGGAGCGCCACGGTCAAGAGATAATGGAGTCATATTAGGAACAACAGTACTAAGCATATAACTCTGGTCACTTAAGGAAAACTGCATGATGCCAAAAATAACTTGTACAATGTTAGCTATTTTACTTCGCAAAAACCTCAGAAAAGTAAATGTaactaaaatgtaattttaggATGTCACCACTACTCTACAGCTCTGGAGGTAAAGGACTGTCCTTGATTTAACAGCACTGATCTTCTGCTAGTTTCTCACTAAATGTATaagtagaaaaatgaaagcaggctcctggctggctcagtcacttaggcatctgcttttagctcaggtcatgatcccagggtcctgggatcaagccccgcatcgggctccctgctcagcagagagtctgcttctccctctatgcctccttgctgcttgtgttctctctctctttcaaattaaaaaaaaaaaaaaatctttaaaaaaaatgaaagcaagaatgaataaatcagaATTGATCTTTTTCTCAAGGTTTAATGAGATATACACCATTTGAAATGTACATTagaaatgtaatataaattaaaataa
This genomic window from Canis aureus isolate CA01 chromosome 8, VMU_Caureus_v.1.0, whole genome shotgun sequence contains:
- the LOC144318412 gene encoding guanylate-binding protein 6-like, translating into MASGPNMTAPICLVENYNMQLSVNPTAIQILEKISQPVVVVAIVGLYRTGKSYLMNRLGGQNRGFPLGSTVQSKTKGIWMWCVPHPTKPNHTLVLLDTEGLGDVEKGDLKNDSWIFALAVLLCSTFVYNSLGTINHQALEQLHYVTELTELIRAKSSPKRDEIEDSAEFVSFFPDFIWAVRDFTLELRLNDHPITEDEYLENALKLISGKNSRIQASNKPRECIRHFFPKRKCFVFDRPTNDTKLLANIENIPENELDPNFRTQSNNFCSYIFTHARIKTLREGLMVTGNRLRTLVVTYVDTINTGAVPCLENAVTTLAQLENSEAVQKAASHYSEQMAQRLKLPTDTLQELLGVHADCEREAIAVFMEHSFKDENQTFQKTLVELIKDKKEHFLQQNEEASVKYCQSILDQISKPLMESISAGTFSAPGGHKLYRQAKESIEWDYSQVPRKGVKANEVLQGFLLSQASIEESIWQADKALSDGEKAIAAERACKEAAEREQNLLKQKLLEQEQQIEAQQRSLQENIAQLEKKLERERENIIKEQNMMLEHKLKVQRDLLNEGFRKKSEEMNEEIRQLKYRIETTENSPSFLQVLERFGSEIVSIFTSPGRIIGTIIKGVSSLFKKN